In a genomic window of Streptomyces koelreuteriae:
- a CDS encoding acyl-CoA synthetase: protein MRNEGLGSWPARRARKTPHRTALIHGDTTRTYAALYGRTTRLAHALRERGIRRGDRIAYLGPNHPSYLETLFAAGTLGAVFVPLNTRLAGPEIAYQLADSGAKALVYGPSHSGLVAGLPGSTDVRTYAEVGAEYEEALASASEEPIDTPVAPDDTCIIMYTSGTTGRPKGAMLTHGNLTWNAVNVLVDTDLIADERALVSAPLFHTAGLNMLTLPVLLKGGACVLVEAFDPDATFDLIERHRITFMFGVPTMFDQVARHPRWPGADLSSLRILTCGGSPVPTPLIAAYQERGLTFLQGYGMTEAAPGTLFLDAEHAVSKAGSAGVPHFFSDVRVVRPDLAPVDVGEVGEVVVRGPHVMPGYWGLPEETAASFADGWFRSGDAAQVDEDGYVHIVDRIKDMIISGGENIYPAEIEDRLLAHPDIVECAVIGVADDKWGEVPRAVVVPREGAALDPDEVLASLAGHLAKYKIPKSVVVADALPRTASGKLLKSRVRKRYGTDS from the coding sequence ATGCGCAACGAGGGACTGGGGTCATGGCCCGCACGCCGGGCCCGCAAGACCCCGCACCGCACCGCCCTGATCCACGGCGACACCACCCGCACCTACGCCGCCCTGTACGGGCGCACCACCCGCCTCGCCCACGCCCTGCGCGAGCGGGGCATCCGGCGCGGCGACCGCATCGCCTACCTCGGCCCGAACCACCCCTCCTATCTGGAGACCCTGTTCGCGGCCGGCACGCTCGGCGCGGTCTTCGTCCCTCTCAACACGCGCCTGGCCGGCCCCGAGATCGCCTACCAGCTCGCCGACTCCGGCGCCAAGGCCCTCGTCTACGGCCCCTCGCACTCCGGCCTGGTCGCGGGCCTGCCGGGCAGCACGGATGTGCGTACGTACGCCGAGGTGGGCGCCGAGTACGAGGAGGCGCTGGCGTCGGCCTCCGAGGAGCCCATCGACACACCGGTCGCTCCGGACGACACCTGCATCATCATGTACACCTCGGGCACGACCGGCCGTCCCAAGGGCGCCATGCTCACCCATGGCAATCTCACCTGGAACGCGGTCAACGTCCTCGTCGACACCGACCTGATCGCGGACGAACGCGCCCTGGTCTCCGCCCCGCTGTTCCACACCGCCGGCCTGAACATGCTGACGCTGCCGGTCCTGCTGAAGGGCGGCGCCTGCGTCCTGGTCGAGGCCTTCGACCCGGACGCCACCTTCGATCTGATCGAGCGGCACCGGATCACCTTCATGTTCGGCGTGCCGACGATGTTCGACCAGGTGGCCAGGCACCCGCGCTGGCCGGGGGCGGACCTCTCCTCGCTGCGGATCCTGACCTGCGGCGGCTCCCCGGTCCCCACCCCGCTGATCGCGGCCTACCAGGAGCGCGGCCTCACCTTCCTCCAGGGCTACGGCATGACCGAGGCGGCGCCCGGCACGCTGTTCCTCGACGCCGAGCATGCCGTCAGCAAGGCGGGTTCGGCGGGCGTGCCGCACTTCTTCAGCGACGTACGCGTCGTACGGCCCGACCTCGCGCCGGTCGACGTCGGCGAGGTCGGGGAGGTCGTGGTGCGCGGACCGCACGTCATGCCCGGCTACTGGGGGCTGCCCGAGGAGACGGCCGCGTCCTTCGCGGACGGCTGGTTCCGCAGCGGCGACGCGGCCCAGGTCGACGAGGACGGCTACGTCCACATCGTCGACCGCATCAAGGACATGATCATCTCCGGTGGGGAGAACATCTACCCCGCCGAGATCGAGGACCGGCTCCTCGCCCACCCGGACATCGTCGAGTGCGCGGTCATCGGCGTCGCGGACGACAAGTGGGGCGAGGTGCCGCGCGCGGTCGTCGTCCCCCGCGAGGGCGCCGCGCTCGACCCCGACGAGGTGCTCGCCTCGCTCGCGGGACATCTCGCCAAGTACAAGATCCCGAAGTCGGTCGTCGTCGCGGACGCACTCCCGCGCACCGCCTCCGGAAAGCTCCTGAAATCCCGTGTGCGCAAGCGCTACGGCACCGACTCCTAG
- a CDS encoding amidohydrolase family protein: protein MNADDLVAIDVHTHAEVSSKGHSSLDDDLHDASSAYFKVEGKRKPTLEETAAYYRERKMAAVIFTVDAESATGTPPVPNEEVAEAAAANADVLIPFASIDPFRGKAGVKQARRLVEEYGVKGFKFHPSIQGFFPNDRSVAYDLFEVIEETGTIALFHTGQTGIGAGVPGGGGIRLKYSNPLHVDDVAADFPHLKIILAHPSFPWQDEALAVATHKPGVHIDLSGWSPKYFPPQLVQYANTLLKDKVLFGSDFPVLTPDRWLADFDKLTIKEEVRPKILKENAARLLGLTKP from the coding sequence ATGAACGCAGACGACCTCGTCGCGATCGACGTCCACACCCACGCGGAGGTGTCCTCCAAGGGCCACTCCTCCCTGGACGACGACCTGCACGACGCCTCCTCCGCCTACTTCAAGGTCGAGGGCAAGCGGAAGCCGACCCTGGAGGAGACCGCCGCGTACTACCGCGAGCGGAAGATGGCAGCCGTGATCTTCACGGTCGACGCCGAGTCCGCCACCGGCACCCCGCCCGTCCCCAACGAGGAGGTCGCCGAGGCGGCCGCCGCCAACGCCGACGTCCTCATCCCCTTCGCCTCCATCGACCCCTTCCGGGGGAAGGCGGGCGTCAAGCAGGCCCGCCGCCTGGTCGAGGAGTACGGGGTGAAGGGCTTCAAGTTCCACCCCAGCATCCAGGGCTTCTTCCCCAACGACCGCTCGGTCGCCTACGACCTCTTCGAGGTCATCGAGGAGACCGGCACCATCGCCCTGTTCCACACCGGCCAGACCGGCATCGGCGCCGGTGTGCCCGGCGGGGGCGGCATCCGCCTCAAGTACTCCAACCCCCTCCACGTGGACGACGTCGCCGCCGACTTCCCGCATCTGAAGATCATCCTGGCGCACCCGTCCTTCCCCTGGCAGGACGAGGCCCTGGCCGTCGCCACGCACAAGCCGGGCGTCCACATCGACCTCTCCGGCTGGTCGCCCAAGTACTTCCCGCCGCAGCTCGTGCAGTACGCGAACACCCTGCTGAAGGACAAGGTCCTCTTCGGCTCCGACTTCCCCGTCCTCACCCCCGACCGCTGGCTCGCCGACTTCGACAAGCTGACGATCAAGGAAGAGGTCCGGCCGAAGATCCTCAAGGAGAACGCCGCCCGCCTGCTCGGGCTGACGAAACCGTAA
- a CDS encoding SDR family NAD(P)-dependent oxidoreductase: MPSIDLSGKVAVVTGSGRGLGLAYAHALAAHGASVVVNDVDEAVAEAAVKSIAEAGGKAVAEVVPVGTSEAAERLVNRAVEEFGRLDVLVTNAGILRDKVLWKMTDEDFDAVITTHLKGTFTCARAAAVRMREQGEGGSLILVGSPAGQRGNFGQTNYAAAKAGIAAMARTWSMELGRANITVNAIVPVAATAMTETIPAFAPYIEAMRDGEPLPDFLRKGEGFGTPEDCAALVPFLASEAARGVTGQAIGIGGDKVALWSHPQEIRAAYADGGWTPGALADAWPTSVGAEPQSVGIPAPKFPEA; the protein is encoded by the coding sequence GTGCCCAGCATCGATCTCTCCGGCAAGGTCGCCGTCGTCACCGGTAGCGGCCGGGGCCTCGGCCTCGCCTACGCCCATGCCCTGGCCGCCCACGGCGCCTCCGTGGTGGTCAACGACGTCGACGAGGCCGTGGCCGAGGCGGCCGTGAAGTCCATCGCCGAAGCGGGCGGCAAGGCCGTCGCCGAGGTCGTCCCGGTCGGCACCTCCGAGGCCGCGGAGCGGCTGGTGAACCGCGCGGTCGAGGAGTTCGGCCGGCTGGACGTCCTTGTCACCAACGCGGGCATCCTGCGCGACAAGGTGCTGTGGAAGATGACCGACGAGGACTTCGACGCGGTGATCACCACCCACCTCAAGGGCACCTTCACCTGCGCCCGCGCCGCCGCCGTCCGGATGCGCGAGCAGGGCGAGGGCGGCTCCCTGATCCTGGTCGGCTCCCCGGCCGGGCAGCGCGGCAACTTCGGCCAGACGAACTACGCCGCCGCCAAGGCCGGTATCGCCGCGATGGCCCGCACCTGGTCCATGGAGCTGGGCCGCGCCAACATCACCGTCAACGCGATCGTGCCGGTCGCCGCGACCGCGATGACCGAGACCATCCCGGCCTTCGCCCCGTACATCGAGGCCATGCGCGACGGCGAGCCGCTGCCGGACTTCCTGCGCAAGGGCGAGGGCTTCGGCACCCCGGAGGACTGCGCGGCCCTGGTCCCCTTCCTCGCCTCCGAGGCGGCACGCGGGGTGACCGGCCAGGCCATCGGCATCGGCGGCGACAAGGTGGCACTCTGGTCGCATCCGCAGGAGATCAGGGCGGCGTACGCCGACGGCGGCTGGACCCCCGGCGCCCTGGCCGACGCCTGGCCCACCTCGGTCGGTGCCGAACCCCAGTCGGTCGGCATCCCGGCGCCGAAGTTCCCGGAGGCGTGA
- a CDS encoding MarR family winged helix-turn-helix transcriptional regulator produces MRGLHADTGYLLYRLGLRSGQLFNACLQESGVRLRHYAVLRFLATTEGALQRELSTRLGYDPSAIVGLVDDLEKQGFAERRPSPDDRRSRIVVLTENGRAFLRDTDEAGLRVTNELLGPLEDAERETLHALLLRIAEDGLN; encoded by the coding sequence ATGCGCGGGCTGCACGCCGACACGGGCTATCTGCTGTACCGCCTGGGCCTGCGCTCCGGGCAGCTCTTCAACGCCTGCCTCCAGGAGTCGGGCGTGCGACTGCGCCACTACGCGGTGCTGCGCTTCCTCGCCACCACCGAGGGCGCCCTCCAGCGCGAGCTGAGCACCCGGCTCGGCTACGACCCGAGCGCGATCGTCGGCCTGGTCGACGACCTGGAGAAGCAGGGCTTCGCCGAGCGCCGCCCCTCCCCCGATGACCGCCGCAGCCGGATCGTCGTCCTGACCGAGAACGGCCGCGCGTTCCTGCGCGACACCGACGAGGCCGGACTGCGGGTGACCAACGAACTGCTGGGCCCGCTGGAGGACGCCGAGCGGGAGACGCTGCACGCGCTGCTGCTGCGGATCGCGGAGGACGGCCTGAACTGA
- a CDS encoding MFS transporter: protein MAVSGLLGTTVEFYDFLVYGTVAALVFGDLFFPQADPAVGTIAAFGTFAAGYLARPLGGIVFGHFGDRIGRKSMMLATMVLMGLGSFLIGLLPTYDAIGVWAPILLVALRVVQGIAIGGEWGGAMLMVVEHAEKTQGSRRGLWSSFTQLGAPLGSVLSAGVVTLVASLPDDDFRSWGWRVPFLLSIVLLAVGLFVRLKVAESPLFAQARREPVDKPPIVEVLRRPKPVLLAACVGIGAFTTQSLLTSFMISYAVGEGYTRPQVLTAVTVASCVALAVLPAASALSDRVGRRPVVLAGALASAALAFPVLALVDSGSPGLLILALALGHGVAQSTMYGPLGALLTEMFGTRVRYTGASLGYQAATLIGAGFSPLIAGSLLASYGGGSTPVSLLLCAGAAITAVTVWRLRETHTDALDSPAATPTLEGTPR from the coding sequence GTGGCCGTCTCCGGCCTGCTCGGCACGACCGTCGAGTTCTACGACTTCCTCGTCTACGGCACGGTCGCCGCGCTCGTCTTCGGCGACCTGTTCTTCCCCCAGGCCGACCCGGCCGTCGGCACCATCGCGGCGTTCGGGACCTTCGCCGCCGGCTATCTCGCCCGCCCGCTCGGCGGCATCGTCTTCGGCCACTTCGGCGACCGGATCGGGCGCAAGTCGATGATGCTGGCGACCATGGTCCTGATGGGCCTGGGCAGCTTCCTCATCGGCCTGCTGCCCACCTACGACGCGATCGGCGTCTGGGCGCCGATCCTGCTCGTCGCGCTGCGCGTCGTGCAGGGCATCGCGATCGGCGGCGAGTGGGGCGGCGCGATGCTGATGGTCGTCGAGCACGCCGAGAAGACGCAGGGCTCCCGGCGCGGCCTGTGGTCCAGCTTCACCCAGCTCGGCGCCCCGCTCGGCTCCGTGCTGTCGGCCGGTGTGGTCACCCTCGTCGCCTCACTGCCCGACGACGACTTCCGCTCCTGGGGCTGGCGGGTGCCGTTCCTGCTGAGCATCGTGCTGCTGGCCGTCGGGCTGTTCGTACGTCTGAAGGTCGCCGAGAGCCCGCTGTTCGCGCAGGCCAGGCGCGAGCCGGTGGACAAGCCGCCGATCGTGGAGGTGCTGCGCCGCCCGAAGCCCGTGCTGCTCGCCGCGTGCGTCGGCATCGGCGCGTTCACCACCCAGTCGCTGCTGACGAGCTTCATGATCTCCTACGCCGTCGGCGAGGGGTACACCCGGCCGCAGGTGCTGACCGCGGTGACCGTCGCCTCCTGCGTGGCCCTCGCCGTCCTGCCCGCCGCGTCCGCGCTGTCGGACCGGGTCGGCCGCCGGCCCGTCGTGCTCGCCGGCGCCCTCGCCTCGGCCGCGCTCGCCTTCCCCGTGCTGGCCCTGGTCGACTCGGGCTCCCCCGGCCTGCTCATCCTCGCGCTCGCCCTCGGTCACGGTGTCGCCCAGTCCACGATGTACGGGCCGCTGGGCGCGCTGCTCACCGAGATGTTCGGCACCCGCGTCCGCTACACCGGCGCCTCCCTCGGCTACCAGGCCGCCACCCTGATCGGCGCCGGATTCTCCCCGCTGATCGCCGGCAGCCTCCTCGCCTCCTACGGGGGTGGCAGCACGCCGGTCTCGCTGCTGCTGTGCGCCGGCGCGGCGATCACCGCCGTCACCGTGTGGCGGCTGCGCGAGACGCACACCGACGCCCTGGACTCCCCCGCCGCCACCCCCACTCTGGAAGGAACCCCTCGTTGA
- a CDS encoding alpha/beta hydrolase family protein: MRIRLALLTTCLSLATALPAQAAGADDSHLEGKLPSGAAYMMDVPASWNGTVLLYSHGYSPAGAPNPAQNTPRPAVRDKLLAEGYALIGSSYATNGWAITEAVPDQLATLDLFTEKFGAARRTLAWGTSYGGFVTTMLAERHADRFDGSLSMCGLVQGGVANWNSTLDPVFALRTLLAPGSGIRLAGFADQAEAVAAAKSLTTKVDAAQQTPQGRARIALAAALHNIPGYNDASQQKPGPTDWGTQQSNQFTAVRGLLQMPAFSWRQEAESRAGGNPSWNTGVDYTALLGRSPLYKEVTELYKEAGLSLRGDLSALGRAPRISADPSAVGWMRKTSVLSGRLSDPQLTIHTTGDALIPVQAESAYRRAATAGGSAGLLRQAYVDGPGHCTFTTGETLAALDTLEDRLDTGRWDVSPGALNSRAGQEDPTTAARYVPYRPSAYPRPHDLAHPGDNRP, translated from the coding sequence TTGAGGATCCGCCTCGCTCTGCTGACCACCTGCCTGTCCCTGGCGACGGCCCTGCCCGCGCAGGCCGCCGGCGCCGACGACAGCCATCTGGAGGGCAAACTCCCCTCCGGCGCCGCGTACATGATGGACGTACCCGCGTCCTGGAACGGCACGGTGCTGCTGTACAGCCATGGCTACTCCCCGGCCGGGGCCCCCAACCCGGCCCAGAACACGCCGCGTCCGGCGGTCCGCGACAAGCTGCTGGCCGAGGGCTACGCCCTGATCGGCTCCTCGTACGCGACGAACGGCTGGGCGATCACCGAGGCGGTGCCCGACCAGCTCGCCACCCTGGACCTGTTCACCGAGAAGTTCGGGGCGGCCCGGCGGACCCTCGCCTGGGGCACCTCCTACGGCGGTTTCGTCACGACCATGCTCGCCGAGCGGCACGCCGACCGCTTCGACGGCTCACTGTCGATGTGCGGGCTGGTGCAGGGCGGCGTCGCCAACTGGAACAGCACCCTGGACCCGGTGTTCGCGCTGCGCACACTGCTCGCCCCGGGCTCGGGCATCCGGCTGGCGGGATTCGCCGACCAGGCGGAGGCGGTCGCCGCCGCCAAGTCGCTCACCACGAAGGTCGACGCCGCCCAGCAGACCCCGCAGGGCCGGGCCCGGATCGCCCTCGCCGCCGCGCTGCACAACATCCCCGGCTACAACGACGCCTCACAGCAGAAGCCGGGCCCCACCGACTGGGGGACCCAGCAGTCCAACCAGTTCACCGCCGTCCGGGGGCTGCTGCAGATGCCCGCCTTCAGCTGGCGGCAGGAGGCGGAGAGCCGGGCGGGCGGCAACCCGTCCTGGAACACCGGCGTCGACTACACCGCCCTGCTCGGCCGGTCCCCGCTGTACAAAGAGGTGACCGAGCTCTACAAGGAGGCGGGACTGTCCTTGCGCGGCGACCTCTCGGCCCTCGGCCGGGCACCCCGGATCTCCGCCGACCCCTCGGCCGTGGGGTGGATGCGGAAGACCAGCGTGCTGTCCGGCCGGCTCTCCGACCCCCAGCTCACCATCCACACCACGGGTGACGCGCTGATCCCGGTGCAGGCCGAGAGCGCCTATCGGCGGGCGGCCACGGCCGGGGGCTCCGCGGGGCTGCTGCGCCAGGCGTACGTCGACGGACCGGGCCATTGCACCTTCACCACCGGCGAGACCCTGGCCGCCCTGGACACCCTGGAGGACCGTCTGGACACGGGCCGCTGGGACGTGTCGCCGGGCGCGCTCAACTCCCGTGCGGGGCAGGAGGACCCGACGACCGCGGCCCGCTACGTCCCCTACCGCCCGTCCGCCTACCCCCGCCCCCACGACCTCGCCCACCCGGGAGACAACCGGCCATGA
- a CDS encoding IclR family transcriptional regulator, with product MTGPTAPDRLLSVLAAFDHEHPALCLTDISRRAGLTLTTAHRLVGALTEWGALERDESGVYHVGLRLWELAALAPRGLALRQIALPYLEDLYEATHENVQLAVRDGSDVVYIEWLSGRSAVGVHIRVGARWPLHATGVGLALLAHGDPEFQQEYCAGGLASFTPYTITEPARLRRELAEVRRTGVAVSDRQITEDALSVAAPVRAADGTVTAAVSIVVPQADAQVPVLAPAVRVAARGISRALGWQPERARGGVRRDDGESTRESELPSVQGRTTA from the coding sequence ATGACCGGCCCCACCGCGCCCGACCGGCTGCTGTCCGTGCTCGCGGCCTTCGACCACGAGCACCCGGCGCTGTGTCTGACGGACATCAGCCGGCGGGCCGGGCTGACCCTGACCACCGCCCACCGGCTGGTGGGCGCGCTCACCGAGTGGGGCGCCCTGGAGCGGGACGAGTCCGGCGTCTACCACGTCGGGCTCCGGCTGTGGGAGCTGGCCGCGCTGGCGCCGCGCGGCCTCGCCCTGCGGCAGATCGCGCTGCCGTATCTGGAGGACCTGTACGAGGCCACGCACGAGAACGTGCAACTGGCCGTGCGGGACGGGTCCGACGTCGTCTACATCGAATGGCTCTCGGGCCGGTCGGCGGTCGGCGTGCACATACGCGTCGGCGCCCGCTGGCCGCTGCACGCCACCGGCGTCGGACTCGCCCTGCTCGCCCACGGCGACCCGGAGTTCCAGCAGGAGTACTGCGCGGGCGGACTCGCCTCCTTCACGCCGTACACGATCACCGAACCGGCGCGGCTGCGGCGGGAGCTGGCCGAAGTGCGCCGCACCGGCGTCGCGGTGAGCGACCGTCAGATCACCGAGGACGCCCTGTCCGTGGCCGCGCCGGTACGGGCGGCGGACGGCACGGTGACCGCCGCCGTGTCCATCGTGGTGCCGCAGGCCGACGCCCAGGTGCCGGTGCTGGCCCCCGCGGTGCGGGTGGCGGCGCGGGGGATCTCACGGGCCCTGGGGTGGCAGCCGGAGCGAGCCCGTGGCGGAGTGCGCCGCGATGACGGAGAAAGCACTCGTGAGAGTGAACTTCCGTCTGTTCAGGGGCGAACGACCGCATAG